Proteins co-encoded in one Geothermobacter hydrogeniphilus genomic window:
- a CDS encoding succinate dehydrogenase/fumarate reductase iron-sulfur subunit, whose protein sequence is MNLTLYVWRQANAKAPGKMERYETKGISPDMSFLEMLDVTNEQLIKQGIEPIVFDHDCREGICGMCSQVINGVPHGPEELVTVCQLHMRRFNDGDTIFIEPWRSKAFPIEKDLMVDRGAFDRIMQAYGYTSITCGGAPDANDHPIPKWQLDRAMDAAECIGCGACVAACPNASGMLFTAAKVAHLNMLPQGKPEGARRVKAMIAAHDLEGFGNCTNHYECEAACPKGVKTAFISYLNKELIKALPKGAQD, encoded by the coding sequence ATGAATCTTACGCTGTACGTGTGGCGGCAGGCCAATGCCAAAGCACCCGGAAAAATGGAGCGTTACGAGACCAAAGGTATTTCTCCGGACATGTCTTTTCTCGAAATGCTCGACGTGACCAACGAGCAGCTGATCAAGCAGGGGATCGAGCCGATCGTCTTCGATCACGATTGTCGTGAGGGCATCTGCGGCATGTGTTCCCAGGTGATCAACGGTGTCCCCCACGGTCCTGAAGAGCTGGTCACCGTCTGCCAGCTGCACATGCGTCGTTTCAACGATGGCGACACCATCTTCATCGAGCCCTGGCGCTCGAAGGCCTTTCCGATTGAGAAGGACCTGATGGTTGATCGCGGTGCCTTCGACCGCATCATGCAGGCCTATGGCTATACCTCGATCACCTGCGGCGGGGCTCCGGATGCCAACGATCACCCGATTCCGAAATGGCAGCTCGACCGGGCCATGGATGCTGCCGAGTGCATCGGCTGCGGCGCCTGTGTCGCCGCCTGCCCGAATGCCTCGGGGATGCTCTTTACCGCCGCCAAGGTGGCGCACCTGAATATGCTGCCGCAGGGTAAGCCGGAAGGCGCCCGCCGGGTCAAGGCAATGATTGCCGCCCATGACCTCGAAGGTTTCGGTAACTGCACCAACCACTACGAGTGTGAAGCCGCCTGCCCGAAAGGGGTCAAGACCGCTTTTATCTCGTACCTGAACAAGGAGCTGATCAAGGCGCTGCCGAAAGGCGCCCAGGATTAA